The following coding sequences are from one Acipenser ruthenus chromosome 7, fAciRut3.2 maternal haplotype, whole genome shotgun sequence window:
- the LOC117414858 gene encoding neuroepithelial cell-transforming gene 1 protein-like isoform X2, which translates to MVAYDEIGSLLPIKRSLQVIDFQNQSNKESEEPSNKRVRPLGRVTSLANLISPARNGAVRRFGQTIQSISFRGESKSPSGSQKSCSKTAAPTPPKRRNSTLWSETLDVSMKGNFSAKEIKRQEAIFELSRGEKDLIEDLKLARKAYHDPMLKLSIMSEEELTHIFGDLDSYIPLHEDLLAQLTKATGPDGTVGQIGHIFVNWLPGLNAYKAYCSKQLAAKTLLDQKKQDRRVQDFLQRCLESPFSRKLDLWSFLDIPRSRLVKYPLLLKEILKHTPNDHPDVQSLEGAISIIHEVLSGIDLKKGESDCQYFIDKLEYLDDRQKDPRIETSKTLLCHGELRNKSGTKLHVFLFQDILIFTRPVTRNEQQCYQVYRQPIPVQDLVLEDLQDGDVKMGGSFRGAFSNSDKAKHIFRVRFQDTTQGQSHTLQGSDIFHKQQWLNCIRTAIAAHQTAQSPTRERELPQLNEEPECCSPQARNIKVKRLSSTLSGIVHMEADENTSETASIEDTTEEVENVQTSVCKKTSIKKTKKEKSRSIGKRKETLV; encoded by the exons ATGGTGGCTTACGATGAAATCGGAAGCCTTTTGCCTATTAAAAGGAGTCTTCAAGTCATAGACTTTCAAAACCAGTCCAATAAAGAATCAGAG GAGCCAAGTAACAAACGGGTTCGACCTCTTGGAAGGGTAACATCACTGGCCAACCTAATCTCACCTGCAAGAAATGGCGCTGTCAGGCGATTTGGACAAACAATCCAg tccaTCTCATTTCGAGGGGAAAGCAAATCACCAAGTGGTTCCCAGAAATCGTGCAGCAAAACTGCAGCCCCAACCCCACCAAAGAGGCGTAACAGCACTCTTTGGTCTGAGACTCTGGATGTTTCCATGAAAGGAAACTTTTCAGCTAAAGAAATCAAGAGACAGGAG gctaTTTTTGAACTGTCTCGAGGGGAAAAAGATTTAATCGAAGACCTCAAGTTAGCTAGGAAG gctTACCATGATCCCATGCTGAAGCTGTCTATTATGTCTGAGGAAGAACTAACTCATATCTTTGGGGATCTGGATTCATATATCCCTCTGCATGAAG ATCTTCTGGCACAACTTACAAAGGCAACAGGTCCAGACGGAACTGTGGGGCAAATCGGTCACATATTTGTAAACTGG TTGCCAGGCCTCAATGCTTATAAAGCGTACTGCAGTAAGCAGCTTGCAGCAAAGACACTCCTGGATCAGAAAAAGCAGGACCGCAGAGTACAGGACTTTCTCCAGCGCTGCCTGGAGTCTCCATTCAGCCGCAAGCTGGACCTCTGGAGCTTCCTTGACATTCCACGAAGCAGACTGGTTAAATATCCCCTGTTGCTGAAAGAGATTTTAAAACACACTCCCAATGATCACCCAGACGTGCAGAGCCTGGAAGGAGCG atttccaTAATCCATGAAGTTCTTTCTGGTATCGATCTTAAGAAAGGTGAATCTGACTGCCAGTACTTTATTGACAAACTCGAGTATCTTGATGACCGACAGAAGGACCCGCGTATTGAAACAAGCAAGACATTGCTCTGTCATGGAGAATTACGGAACAAAAGTGGAACG AAACTTCATGTATTCTTGTTCCAAGACATCTTGATTTTCACTCGTCCGGTTACCCGCAATGAGCAGCAGTGTTATCAGGTGTATCGTCAGCCCATCCCAGTGCAGGACCTGGTTCTTGAAGACCTGCAGGATGGAGATGTCAAAATGGGAGGTTCCTTCAGAGGAGCTTTTAGCAACTCAGACAAAG ctaaacaTATTTTCAGGGTGCGATTCCAAGACACAACTCAGGGTCAGTCCCATACTTTGCAAGGCAGCGATATCTTCCATAAGCAACAGTGGCTCAACTGTATCCGTACTGCTATAGCAGCACACCAAACGGCCCAGTCCCCAACAAGAGAAAGGGAGCTCCCACAGCTTAATGAGGAACCAGAATGCTGTTCCCCTCAGGCAAGGAACATCAAAGTGAAGAGGCTGTCATCTACCCTTTCTGGCATTGTCCATATGGAGGCAGATGAAAACACTTCCGAGACTGCTTCTATTGAGGACACCACAGAGGAAGTTGAAAATGTACAAACTTCAGTTTGCAAAAAAACatctataaagaaaacaaaaaaagaaaagtcccGGTCAAtagggaaaagaaaagaaactttgGTGTAA